A single region of the Pseudobdellovibrionaceae bacterium genome encodes:
- the yajC gene encoding preprotein translocase subunit YajC, with protein MNVLTQFFKLSTLSIGVFLFYIPSWAAGSAKPTVIEQLVPFALIFSVFYFLIIRPQSKKHKKQLDFLAQLKKGDKVITSAGVLGSIEGLNKGVVTLETAPQVKIKILKSHIQSLQDTVLNKKVEAELIKNK; from the coding sequence ATGAATGTATTAACTCAGTTTTTTAAATTATCTACGCTTAGTATTGGTGTTTTTTTGTTTTATATACCCTCTTGGGCAGCAGGGTCAGCAAAGCCAACGGTCATAGAGCAATTAGTGCCTTTTGCTTTAATTTTTTCCGTATTTTATTTTTTAATTATTCGTCCTCAAAGTAAGAAGCATAAAAAACAATTAGATTTTTTAGCTCAATTAAAGAAAGGAGATAAAGTAATTACCTCTGCGGGAGTTTTAGGTTCTATAGAGGGTTTAAATAAAGGTGTGGTTACATTAGAAACGGCTCCACAAGTTAAAATTAAAATTTTAAAATCACACATACAATCTTTGCAAGATACAGTACTTAACAAAAAAGTAGAAGCAGAACTAATAAAAAATAAATAA
- a CDS encoding S-adenosylmethionine:tRNA ribosyltransferase-isomerase, whose amino-acid sequence MDIQDLDFSYPLELIATEVKKDFKILFTKVNLKKPFQEISKIELLNQFQPNDVLVINNTKVIKRRIFSNTEPKIEILFVKKITEKPISVTNNNLKSTNNLETWEVLLPSKKMQIKDTLHLPGNVTLQLIKKSIPQLVEVNKTLNVEYFQKYGEMPLPPYIQKARDNRKNNKTDELHYQTAWAKHWGSCAAPTASLHFTQSDLEYLKEKRKVKIVELTLHVGLGTFLPIKVKNVLEHKMHKEYMHISASSLKDIVSAKKENAKIWALGTTVTRALETWFLEKGKTAVLDTKEDFKDFITESELFITPGFSFKVVDVLMTNFHQPQSTLLAMLMAFAGKFKVLEGYKWAIKRQFRLFSYGDLSIWDKEKNE is encoded by the coding sequence ATGGATATTCAAGATTTAGATTTTTCTTACCCTTTAGAGTTAATTGCTACCGAAGTAAAAAAAGATTTTAAAATTTTATTTACTAAAGTAAATTTAAAAAAACCTTTTCAAGAAATTAGCAAAATAGAGTTATTAAACCAATTTCAACCTAACGATGTATTAGTTATAAACAATACTAAAGTTATTAAAAGAAGAATTTTTTCTAATACAGAACCAAAAATAGAAATTTTATTTGTAAAAAAAATAACAGAAAAGCCAATTAGTGTTACCAACAATAATTTAAAAAGCACGAATAACTTAGAAACTTGGGAGGTTTTATTACCTTCTAAAAAAATGCAAATTAAAGACACTTTACATTTACCAGGCAATGTTACTTTACAATTAATAAAAAAATCTATTCCTCAATTAGTAGAGGTTAATAAAACTTTAAATGTAGAGTATTTTCAAAAATATGGCGAAATGCCTCTTCCTCCTTATATCCAAAAGGCACGAGATAATAGAAAAAATAATAAAACAGATGAGCTGCATTACCAAACAGCATGGGCTAAGCATTGGGGCAGTTGTGCTGCTCCCACAGCTAGTTTGCATTTTACACAATCGGATTTAGAATATTTAAAAGAAAAAAGGAAAGTAAAAATTGTAGAGTTAACCCTGCATGTCGGTTTGGGAACATTTTTACCTATTAAAGTAAAAAATGTATTAGAACATAAAATGCACAAAGAATACATGCATATTAGCGCTTCTAGTTTAAAAGATATTGTTTCTGCAAAAAAGGAAAATGCTAAAATTTGGGCTTTGGGAACTACGGTAACAAGGGCATTAGAAACATGGTTTTTAGAAAAAGGGAAAACTGCTGTTTTAGATACAAAAGAAGATTTTAAAGATTTTATTACAGAAAGTGAGTTATTTATTACTCCCGGTTTTTCTTTTAAGGTGGTAGATGTATTAATGACTAACTTTCATCAACCACAATCGACTTTATTAGCCATGCTAATGGCTTTTGCAGGAAAGTTTAAAGTTCTAGAAGGTTACAAATGGGCTATAAAAAGGCAGTTTAGGTTATTTAGTTATGGAGATTTAAGTATTTGGGACAAGGAAAAAAATGAGTGA
- the tgt gene encoding tRNA guanosine(34) transglycosylase Tgt, producing the protein MSECNINETSNFRVLSTQGKARTGILTTRRGSIATPVFMPVGTKASVKGVSSEDLRDEVQASIILANTYHLNIRPGEEIIHNLGGLHKFMNWPYPILTDSGGFQVFSLSKLNKITDDGVKFRSHLDGDECFFSPEKSMEIQMALGADIIMAFDVCPPYPCSDKEMQRAMKLTHDWVVRCKKAMTAKNSQLFGIIQGGLDTKLRLQSLEKVCAEDLPGYALGGFSVGEPMELMYKVLDEVACQMPDNKPRYLMGVGSPKDLIQSIDKGIDMFDCVYPSRNARNATLFTQKGKINIKRAEFKQDEKALDQTCDCITCKNYTRAYLRHLYLQKEPLFVRLATIHNLRFYSNLMKKSRIAIEEGYWKKFKEECLAFF; encoded by the coding sequence ATGAGTGAATGCAATATAAATGAAACTAGTAATTTTCGTGTTTTATCTACACAAGGCAAGGCACGAACAGGAATATTAACCACTAGGCGAGGCAGTATTGCCACTCCTGTGTTTATGCCAGTGGGGACAAAAGCGAGTGTAAAAGGGGTAAGCTCCGAAGATTTAAGAGACGAAGTGCAAGCCTCTATTATATTGGCCAATACTTACCATTTAAATATTCGTCCTGGTGAGGAGATTATTCACAATTTGGGTGGATTGCATAAATTTATGAATTGGCCTTATCCTATTTTAACCGATAGTGGAGGGTTTCAAGTTTTTTCTTTATCCAAGTTAAATAAAATTACCGACGATGGAGTAAAATTTCGTTCCCACCTTGATGGTGATGAATGCTTTTTTAGTCCTGAAAAAAGTATGGAAATTCAAATGGCTTTAGGTGCAGATATTATTATGGCTTTTGATGTTTGCCCGCCTTATCCTTGTTCGGATAAAGAAATGCAAAGAGCTATGAAACTAACCCATGACTGGGTGGTTCGTTGTAAAAAAGCTATGACTGCTAAAAACAGTCAATTATTTGGAATTATTCAAGGAGGATTAGATACTAAGTTGCGCTTACAAAGTTTAGAAAAAGTCTGTGCAGAAGATTTACCTGGCTATGCTTTAGGTGGTTTTAGCGTGGGTGAGCCTATGGAGCTAATGTATAAAGTTTTAGACGAGGTGGCTTGTCAGATGCCTGATAATAAACCGCGTTATTTAATGGGGGTGGGTAGCCCTAAAGATTTAATTCAGTCTATTGATAAGGGGATAGATATGTTTGATTGTGTTTACCCCAGCCGAAACGCTCGAAATGCGACGCTATTTACTCAAAAAGGAAAAATTAATATTAAAAGAGCAGAGTTTAAGCAAGATGAAAAAGCCTTAGACCAAACTTGTGATTGTATAACCTGTAAAAACTATACACGAGCGTATTTAAGACATTTATACTTACAAAAAGAACCTTTATTTGTTCGTTTAGCAACTATCCATAATCTACGCTTTTATTCTAATTTAATGAAAAAATCTAGAATAGCTATTGAAGAAGGTTATTGGAAAAAATTTAAAGAAGAATGCTTGGCATTTTTTTAA
- the secD gene encoding protein translocase subunit SecD → MFIENKKVRWIIIFCSIALALYIALPNFYPKSDFFSGKKKINYGLDIQGGIYLVMKANVEEAMHARMQKKISILKSDFKDEEIKFKSIEFKKKSLSKIIIQLSDNNKDKVKKTLKKIHNDLQILLEKPSSLELSYYEASLSIYKKQVVEQSIEVVRNRIDAFGVSEPQITAQGSDRILIQLPGVENADQAKELIHRTATLNFRPVYEEVTTDTLQKWVSKVETKNKFSLGTEKSIRLAKNAKIHLLKYRQYIKQINRNLASKLPKNTKLIFQKPPNAKTLEAGRIPFLIKTDNDLSGAYLETARVGSNEYGKPQVNFRFNIQGQKRFAKMTAANIQKRVAIVLDDIVQSAPVIQEEINSPTARITLGSAGDIKETLKEANFLATALRAGALPVQLEQLEERTVGPSLGSDSIKKGKLAGMIGGLLILLFILGYYRGLGVVANIALTLNMLFIIAILTSLQATLTLPGVAGIILTIGMAVDANIIIFERIKEELAKGAGFRSSVRNGFSQAFAAIFDANITTAAVCVVLMYFGSGPVRGFAVTLISGIITSLFTSVFISRSILEMKILNQSKRT, encoded by the coding sequence ATGTTTATAGAAAATAAAAAAGTTAGATGGATTATTATTTTTTGTTCCATAGCTTTGGCTTTATATATCGCTCTTCCTAACTTTTATCCTAAAAGTGATTTTTTTTCTGGAAAGAAAAAAATTAATTATGGATTAGATATTCAAGGAGGTATTTATTTAGTAATGAAAGCGAATGTAGAAGAAGCCATGCATGCTCGTATGCAAAAAAAAATCTCTATTTTAAAATCGGATTTTAAAGACGAAGAGATAAAATTTAAATCTATAGAATTTAAAAAAAAATCGCTTTCAAAAATCATTATTCAATTATCAGACAATAATAAAGACAAAGTTAAAAAAACTTTAAAAAAAATACATAACGACTTACAAATTTTATTAGAAAAACCTTCTAGTTTAGAATTATCCTATTACGAAGCGTCTTTAAGTATATATAAAAAACAAGTGGTTGAGCAAAGTATCGAAGTGGTTCGTAATCGTATCGATGCTTTTGGAGTGTCTGAACCACAAATAACGGCTCAAGGTAGTGACCGTATTTTAATTCAATTACCTGGTGTAGAAAATGCCGACCAAGCCAAAGAACTTATTCATCGTACAGCCACTTTAAATTTTAGACCAGTTTATGAAGAAGTTACTACCGACACATTGCAAAAATGGGTTTCTAAAGTAGAAACAAAAAATAAATTTAGTCTTGGTACAGAAAAAAGCATTAGGTTAGCTAAAAATGCAAAAATACACTTACTTAAATATCGCCAATACATTAAACAAATTAATCGAAATTTAGCATCAAAGCTTCCTAAAAATACAAAGTTAATATTTCAAAAACCTCCTAATGCAAAAACTTTAGAAGCCGGTAGAATTCCTTTTTTAATTAAAACCGATAATGATTTAAGTGGTGCTTACTTAGAAACAGCTAGAGTGGGCAGTAATGAATATGGAAAGCCACAAGTTAATTTTCGTTTTAATATTCAAGGACAAAAACGCTTTGCAAAAATGACTGCAGCAAATATACAAAAAAGAGTAGCGATTGTTTTAGATGATATTGTACAGTCTGCACCAGTTATTCAAGAAGAAATTAATTCTCCCACTGCAAGAATTACTTTGGGTTCTGCAGGAGATATTAAAGAAACTTTAAAAGAAGCTAATTTTTTAGCAACAGCATTAAGAGCGGGGGCTTTACCAGTACAACTAGAGCAATTAGAAGAAAGAACAGTGGGGCCTAGTTTGGGTTCTGATTCCATTAAAAAAGGAAAATTAGCGGGAATGATAGGTGGCTTACTCATTTTACTATTTATACTTGGTTATTATAGAGGTTTGGGAGTGGTTGCCAATATAGCATTAACTTTAAATATGTTATTTATTATTGCTATTTTAACTTCTTTACAAGCCACTTTAACTTTACCTGGAGTCGCCGGAATTATTTTAACTATTGGTATGGCTGTGGACGCCAACATTATTATTTTTGAACGAATTAAAGAAGAGTTAGCCAAGGGGGCCGGGTTTCGTTCTTCTGTTCGTAATGGTTTTTCGCAAGCCTTTGCAGCGATTTTTGATGCTAACATAACAACAGCTGCTGTTTGTGTAGTGTTAATGTATTTTGGAAGTGGTCCTGTAAGAGGTTTTGCGGTGACTTTAATTAGTGGTATTATTACTTCTTTATTTACTTCCGTATTTATTTCACGATCTATTTTAGAGATGAAAATATTAAATCAATCAAAGAGAACATAA